The region ATCACACATAATTACAAAAGGTAGAGTCCAATCAGGTGCAGCAATAATGGGCAGTTACAAGACTCTCTTTTAACAGAGTAAAAGCATTCAAGCAAGCATCATCAAATACAAAATGAGCTTCTTTTTCAAGCAAGTTTGTCATAGGCTTagcaattttaaaaaaatctttaatAAGTCACCACTAAGAACCTGCATGACCAAGAAAGCTTCTTATACTCCTTTCACATTCACATGAGCAGGTAACTTAGCAGTCACTTTGATTGTTGCTTTATCCACCTCTATTCCCAATTCAGACACACAGTAACCAAGAATAATTCCATTCTAACCATAAAATGAGATTTCTCCCAATTTAGAACAAGGTTAGTATCTTGACACCTTTTCAGTACAAGAGTGAGATTAAACAGACAATCATCAAAAGTGGATAAAGCTGAAATTGAAGTGATTGCTAAGTTACCTCCTCTTGTGAATGTGAAAGGAGTAAGAAGCTTTCTTGGTCATGCAAGTGTTTATAAACGATTTattaaagatttttttaaaattgctAAGTTTGACAAACTTGCTTGAAAAAGAAGTTACTTTTGTTTTTGTGTTTGATGATGCTTAATTGAATGCTTTTAATGTGTTAAAAGAGTCTTATAACTATCCCTGTTATTGTTGCACATGATTGGACTCTACCTTTTGAAATTATATATGATGTAAGTGATATAGCTGTTGGGGCTGTGTTGTGTCAAAGGCATCAAATTATTGCTAGCTTCTAAGTCACACAGAGCTCCTTCCTAAATTGAAAgatcctagaagcaagtattaTTCGATGCAATGGTTGGACATGCGTGTAATATTCAAACTTAAATGAAAGTAACTGAATACCCTTTACACTTTTCTCCTtctatgtttggttttcagttgaaCCCAACTGAGTTCAACTGAAAGCCAACTGAGGTCTTGAGTTACTTTCACATTTGGTGTCTCGCAACGTGAGTTCTCGAATTTGAATGCATTGAATGTGATTTTCAACTGAAAACTAAACAAGCATGTGTATTTGTATTTTTGTTGAACTCGACGTTGTGTCTTGAGATACGTGAAATTACGTTTGTGTTGGCTCTAGCGCCAAAACAAACATGCTCACTTAGCTGTTGAAGACTTCACTTGATTCATTTATGATTACTCTCAGGTTCAACGCCAGTGATCTCCTAGAGAGGAGTCGCAATGGACGCATTGTGTTTGCAGGAGATTCAGTGGGAAGAAACCAATGGGAATCATTCCTCTGCATGCTGACAAAAGGAGTGTCAAACGTGTCTAAAATATATGAAGTGAATGGAAATCCCATAAGCAAACACAAAGGCTACCTGGTCATGAGATTCCAAGAATACAACATGACAGTAGAATACTACAGAGCACCCTTCTTGTGTATTATAGGTCGCCCACCACTCAATTCATCTAATGAAGTCAAAATGACTATCAGGCTTGACGAGTTGCACTGGTATTCCAATAAGTGGGTTGGTGCTGATGTTCTAGTTTTAAATTCGGGCCACTGGTGGAACCGAGACAAAACAATGAAAACGTAGAGGACCATCCTCAACCTTAAAAATTGCTTCATTTCTTTCTAAAAGCATCTTTTAATCCATAATAAAGCATCTGAAGGagcttttattttatctttttgcAGGGGCATCTACTTCCAGGAAGGAGGGAAGTTAAACATGTCCATGAACGTGATAGAAGCATTCAGGAAATCCTTGGAGACATGGAAGTCATGGACATTGCATAATCTAGATCCTAGAAAGAGTTCCGTCTTCTTCCGGGGCTACTCCTCTGTTCATTACAGGCAAGAAAATTGACATTTTTTCAGTGTCACAAAAAAGAATTAATTTAAGTTTTAACTAGGTTCAAGCAAAAGATTGATAGAAACccaaaaaagttataaaaaaaacttttctaATTAAATCCCAAAATTAAAACTTAAGATCAATTTCCAAATAATAAATAGATCATATTACAAGTAAGAttattttttctgaaaaataagCCCAATGCCCGTATGGAATAATAATCTCCACATTCttaattgaccaaaaaaaaaaaaaaatctccacATTCTTGCATGCCTAGTCGCTTTGTAGAATACAATGGGAGCATTGCAGAAACAGGAAAAAATGATTTAGATGATGAAACACTGCTTATGACAATTTCTATAAATCAGAAATATGCATTTTTCATTATGACaggattttcttttgtgttaATGTAATGAGGGGAGGGGTTGTGATGAGATAGGCACTGAACTCCCTCATAAGAGTATTTACAGTGAATTTGCAGGAATGGCACATGGAATGAAGGAGGAGAGTGCGACATGGAAAAGGAACCAGAAAAGGACCATACAAAACTTGCAACTGAACCATATTATAACACATTTATATCTGATGTTGTCGAACAAATGCAATATGGGAGCTGGAAAGTCCACTTTTTGAACATCACATATCTTTCAGAATTGAGGAAAGATGGTCACCCTTCAAAATATCGGGAACCGGGCACTCCACCTGATGCTCCTCAGGATTGTAGCCACTGGTGTTTGCCCGGCGTTCCGGACACGTGGAATGAACTTCTATATGCCCAACTTCTATCTAAGAAATTCGGCACTGATGACAAATTTCCAGAAAGTGGAGAACAAAGCCAATCCAATTTTGATCAGGCCAGAAAGAATGTTAAGTTTTGATAGCTATACATAAATCTTCAATGCTCCTGATCATTTAACTTCATCCCCTTCCTCTTCAGCGTTCATATCACTGGCTgtcatttgcttcattttctCAAGCTGCCTCAACAGATCTAACCTCTCTGGTGCATACGTGGACGGAATCTGCAAAGATAGAATGCATATTAGATTCTTATGACATGGTGAGTGGAGGATTAAAATCTGAACAGAAGATCAGGGAAAAAACAGGAAggaaagaagagagaagcagCAGCCAATCATGGTGTGCATACCAGAGCTGGTACATATCTCTGAATAGCAGCCAACATAGCTGCATGACCAACAGCAGTAACCTGTGCAACATAAGCATTGTCCTTAGTAGGTTACATCTAATATTGGAATGAATATGATAATTTACAACACATTAAGAAATAAGAAGTATTGGAAATATCATTTAAGTTCATTTCATTCATCTTTTCTTGTCTACATTTTCTATAAGCAGAAAGTTCCTTATCTTATCTTTCCGCTTCAAGATTTATAGTACTAGTTTTGTGAGATCTCAGAAACTGCAAAGCCAGTTCCTGAGTTAGTAGTGGCgagtttatatttattttgttattgAGAGAGTATGTTAATGTTATATCAGTGCGATGTATTAGAGAATCCTTCGGGTTTTCCCGTGCTATTAGAGCCGTCCAAGGGTTCAACCAACTTTGTAATTTCAAAGTTCTATTGCGGAGTATGAAATGAACTTCAAGTTTtgcttgcaaaaaaaaaaagaaacagaagagtTAAAGGGGAATAAAAGAGTTAGATCATGCCATGTTAGGCAGTCAGATTCACAAaggagaaaaatgaagaaagcaACAATCTCTCAGTTATGCAGAATCAATAATTGAATAAATTGACCATTAAATCATCAAAAAAGTTAGAAAATGTTGGAGATATAATAATTAAGTCATTCATAAGCCTTCATCTAATAACAGGCTGTCCTTGACATAGCATTAGATTCTTTATGATTAAGTGGTGCCGACATTGATCTAAAAATGGGTTTGGGCATTGTCACATTAAATCTTGCATCAAGGGGCATGTTATGAATGTGGTAAAGCCGTTCATGAGTCTTTGACTAAGAACGTAAGCATTCAGCAGAGTTGGTCCTTGAAATGGTGTTACAGCCTCCTTGACTGAGTGCTCAAGAATTAAATACTTGCAGAACCCTTTACTTTgaatattaaaaatcaataaaagtTGGCGATATAATAAAGCTATTCATAAACCTTCCATTTATTGCTTAAGCTTTCAGGTACGTTGGTCATAGATAAGGTAACCAAGTAGCCAACAGTGATTCTTGCCGCCCTCATGCTAATTCAAAGGTGACATTCAGCGCATGGTAATAAGGGATTAGTGCATCATCCACGCTTCAAACAAGGAGTACTTGCATAAAGTACATGTTAGATATGCAACAAAGATCTTCATAAGTGTTCAACTATAGTTTAAAATTTGGGATTCAACTAATCCTTGATAGGAATGATGAGTCCATGTGTTCTTCCAAGTTCCAAATGCTGCTGGCACAGTGGAAAAGGTTGCTGACCTTATGATCTGGTGGTCATGGGTTCTAATCATTTCAATAACAATGCCACCACATAAAAAATCTGACGCTTCTCTAGACCCCACAATGGTGAGAAGCTCATGCAGACATGCACTAAGACTGCGACCGTGTTTCTAAAATCTATAACTCTATATCGTTGCATGGGATATTCAATCAACCCAGCATCGCTAGCTGAACCCAGATTGGTTCTTAGTGAGCCAGGACAGGATGACATGTAGCCAAAGCCACCCACCCCCTTTATCTTTGGTAGGTTAAACGGCCTCATGAATGAATGGATAGATTAAAGAAAAGTCTTAAGAACTAGAAAaggtaattaaaaaaataccaaATATGACATGATAAACTTACAGGTTTAAGATGAtgatttgttttaaatttttctttttctattttgatTGCTAAATTGGGAGTGTGGGTTTAGAACCAAGgtatgattttgttttaaatggGTCTGGTGAAACTGATCCATCTCCATATTTAACCAAGAACTGATTTAGAACCCTAACCTACTCTTAATGGGGTCATTTTTATTATGAACAAACAGCATGCTTCGCTAGACTGAACGGGACATGTTAGGCACATATGAGAGCAATATAATAAAGGTGTTCAACTCACCGGAAGAAGCATTAAAACACCAATAGGAACAACTGAAGCCATGTCCGTCAAGGTTCTTTTTAGCgtttttttctccttctccgTCAATTCATCCCCTATTAGGGCCCTTCTAACAAAACCTGTGGCAGCACCAACATCAATAGCAAGAAGTTGAGTTCCTTGCCAGACATCCTGTTTATCAACAAGTAGTAGAGTTCAGATTTAGACAAGAAATAACGCAGGACGTAACTTCAAGTTTCtattattatttgaaacagGGTCAACGTCAAAATCATCTATTATGCCAGCCAATTTGCGTTTTCAGCTTTGAAAGACATAGGGTGAATAAATAGTAGTCAGTTTCATCTCATGAATGCAGTTGGTGCAGATGGGTTCataaaccaaaacaaaccaagaTAATCATTCCAAGGAAGAAAAGAATCCAAGGAAGAAAAGAATCAAACTAAATCATACCGTTCCCGTTTCTTTTAGTTTGTCTAGAGATTTCTGTAGCatactttctttcttctgaaccctgacaATCTGAACACCTCTAGCATCATTGTTGTAACGGCCACTATCATCGCTAACCATCAAATCCTGTAAAAGCAATATATATGCTCAATCTAAAAGaacagaaaaggaaaaatagactTAATGAGAAGGATATGTAGATGAAAAAGTAGTTGTGAACTTGTGATACCAATGAAGTCCAGAGTCCATACATATTAACAGTCGGTACAGAGCTAAGACATCATATTAAAATTTGAAACCCCAATAACATCTGCATAAAAATATCTCAAGTACAATATCCCTGAGTAACTGTGCATTGTTGGtggatggtctttgtaccatgagTTTAAACAAAGACTATCAAGAGAAAAGTGGAGAACACAAGaaagatgaaataaaataaaaaagaaaggtTGATGAAGACAATAATACATGTATCCTCAGACAAAGCAACAGAGTTTCAAAAATCTATATTTACTGTTGTAAATAAGTTTTCTGCCTCATTCAACCTTCTAGAAAAAATTTAAGCCACAGCCTCATAAGTCAATAAGCAATATATTAGAATAGAAACAGACATTGGATGAGGCAGAAGTTCAGGCAGGGAAATTAACAATGGATAAATTATTTGCCTCCAAATCCCTCTTATTGATTCGGCTTTAGGTTTTCCAGGTCTCCCCTCTACCCCTCACTAATGGAATTTCGTCCATATATTCAAACCTTTTTATGGGTACTTCTATAGGTTTTCTCAATATCCCCAAATCACCTAAAGATGAGACTATCATCTTTTCTACTATCGGAGCTACCCCAACTTTCTCCCTATTGATTGTATTTCTTATCCTATGTCTTGTGTAACCACTCATACATCGAAAATAGTAACGAAAATATAATTGCTTAGATTTAAGAAAACATTTCCAAATCAGGAAATTAAAAAACATTGATCTCTCCATTTTCATGAAAGTTGAAAACAATTGTAATTAGAAAAACTGAAAATGTGGTGGCACTATTGTAATATTACTGAACCACCATATTAGATtcaatcttttttttctaaCGGTTCACCGCTTCATCGACTCATTCCTTGTTCTGTTCATCACTTAGTCAGTGTCCTAGCGTAATGATTTGTGTGGCCTAAGCTGATAGTTCCAGTTTTGtaacattaaacaaaaaatataacCATCACACAGAGCAGCATATATTAAATGTTGGCATACAGGATTGGATCATGGAGGACAGAGAAATGCGGAGTTACATCAAATGTGAGCGTAAGGTTGGGGAGCGTGAAGCTGCTTTCTCACCCAAAATTTCTTATTGTGAGGCGATTTACCATGgtaaaaaataagaataaggcTTTGCTGGGGTAACAACAAATTATAGCACTTCGTTCACTCCTCCCCTGCCCCAAAAGAAGGCTCATGCATTCTAAACTCAATTAGTATACCTCTAGGAACGTTAATTGGCATTTAACAGTTTAGTTGTGGTTTATTGTTCTGTCAGACTTTAAAGTGTTCAATTAATTTCTAACGGTTCAGCatcaaagaagtcccacattgtcAACATTAGCAagtgtacatgtgtatataagTCAAAGAACACACACATCCATTGCCTTAAGCGTAGGGTTTTGTGGTGATGTGTGGAT is a window of Lotus japonicus ecotype B-129 chromosome 5, LjGifu_v1.2 DNA encoding:
- the LOC130720439 gene encoding protein trichome birefringence-like 9; the encoded protein is MNRESTYALSFLLLILISLFFFNLVNPFDRYSLSRFDFFSYITPTNSQKPPLKEACDYSRGQWVWDETYPNQLYDETCPFLDPGFRCRQNGRKDVDYRKWRWQPDGCDLPRFNASDLLERSRNGRIVFAGDSVGRNQWESFLCMLTKGVSNVSKIYEVNGNPISKHKGYLVMRFQEYNMTVEYYRAPFLCIIGRPPLNSSNEVKMTIRLDELHWYSNKWVGADVLVLNSGHWWNRDKTMKTGIYFQEGGKLNMSMNVIEAFRKSLETWKSWTLHNLDPRKSSVFFRGYSSVHYRNGTWNEGGECDMEKEPEKDHTKLATEPYYNTFISDVVEQMQYGSWKVHFLNITYLSELRKDGHPSKYREPGTPPDAPQDCSHWCLPGVPDTWNELLYAQLLSKKFGTDDKFPESGEQSQSNFDQARKNVKF